AAGTAATGCCCGTGATACCCGGCGAAACCGCGTGCCTGCGGTGTCTGATTCCAGACCCGCCGCCGCCCGGTTCGACGGAAACGTGCGACACCGCCGGAGTCATCGGCCCCGCGATCGGCGTGACAGCGTCTCTGCAGGCGACACTGGCTCTGAAATTGCTGAGCGGAGAACAGTACAGTCCGAAGTCAGGAGGCGGGAACTACGAGCGGCGAGACGCCGGTAAGTCGAAATCAAGCCGGTCCATTTTCGAATCTCCAAAGCTGACAATCATTGACGTCTGGGACGGCACGTTTCGCCAGGTGGACGTTTCCGGATTACGAAACGACGACGACTGCCCGGCGTGCAAACACGGCGAACGTCTGTGGCTGGACGGAACGCAGTCCTCCGGTTCAACCGTCCTTTGCGGACGCAACGCGGTTCAGATCAGTCCGCCGGAAAAGGTGAGTCTGTCGCTTGGCGAACTTGCCGGTCGGCTGGATTCCGCCGGAACTGTGACATCGAATCCCTTCCTGGTGCGGGTCGCCGTGCGTGGTTCGGATCTGGAACTGACCGTGTTCCCGGATGGACGAGCGATCGTTAAGGGAACGGAAGATTCCGGAATTGCGCGAGCCGTGTATTCGCGATACGTGGGATCGTAGTTGGCGCGAATTTCGGTCGTCGCACGTCGAACCCATGCCGCGTTGCGTTGGGCCGGCGGCTTAACTACTTCCATTC
This portion of the Planctomycetaceae bacterium genome encodes:
- a CDS encoding ThiF family adenylyltransferase, translated to MPELSRYQKQILFAEIGEAGQRRLMQRQVLLVGCGALGCVLADAMVRAGVGHVRIVDRDFVELSNLQRQILFTEDDVAEHIPKAVAAARRLRRVNSGITIEPIVADVGFSNIRQFADGADLILDGSDNFEVRYLINDLSLETGIPWIFTGCTGSTGQVMPVIPGETACLRCLIPDPPPPGSTETCDTAGVIGPAIGVTASLQATLALKLLSGEQYSPKSGGGNYERRDAGKSKSSRSIFESPKLTIIDVWDGTFRQVDVSGLRNDDDCPACKHGERLWLDGTQSSGSTVLCGRNAVQISPPEKVSLSLGELAGRLDSAGTVTSNPFLVRVAVRGSDLELTVFPDGRAIVKGTEDSGIARAVYSRYVGS